In the Gemmatimonas sp. genome, one interval contains:
- the sucC gene encoding ADP-forming succinate--CoA ligase subunit beta, with the protein MNLHEYQAKELLRAAGVPIPPGEIATTPEQAEAIAQRYGAAVMVKAQVHAGGRGKAGGVKFCPTPEAAKEKATAILGMTIKDLVVEKVLVTIAADIGSEAYVGIIVDRATKKPVFMVSAAGGIDIEEVAASTPELILYHPVDTRYGLLSFEAMRMGFFLFKDVKLARQAAKIMQQLYTAFMNAGCSLAEINPLVLTPTGELIAVDGKMVIDDNELDRRPDVAALRDESSEAPSEVDARNSNLTFIKLDGNVGCVVNGAGLAMATMDLVKHYGGDPANFLDIGGSSNPEKVVNALRIITSDPNVKCILFNIFGGITRTDDVANGIVTATKANPLKVPIVIRLTGTNEEIAVKILQDNGFSASNDMDAAVQRAVELATKGGAA; encoded by the coding sequence GTGAACCTACACGAGTATCAGGCGAAAGAGCTGTTGCGGGCGGCCGGTGTGCCGATCCCGCCCGGCGAAATCGCTACGACGCCGGAACAGGCGGAAGCCATCGCGCAGCGCTACGGCGCAGCAGTTATGGTGAAGGCGCAAGTGCATGCCGGCGGACGTGGCAAGGCGGGCGGCGTGAAGTTCTGCCCAACGCCGGAAGCGGCCAAGGAAAAGGCGACCGCCATTCTCGGTATGACGATCAAAGATCTCGTCGTCGAGAAGGTGCTCGTGACCATCGCGGCCGACATCGGCTCTGAAGCGTACGTCGGCATTATCGTCGACCGCGCAACCAAGAAGCCGGTGTTCATGGTGAGCGCGGCCGGTGGCATCGACATCGAAGAAGTCGCGGCCAGCACGCCGGAGCTGATCCTGTATCACCCGGTCGACACGCGCTACGGCCTGTTGTCGTTCGAAGCGATGCGCATGGGCTTCTTCCTGTTCAAGGACGTCAAGCTCGCGCGTCAGGCCGCGAAGATCATGCAGCAGCTGTACACGGCGTTCATGAATGCCGGCTGCTCGCTCGCGGAAATCAATCCGCTCGTGCTCACGCCGACGGGTGAATTGATCGCGGTCGACGGCAAGATGGTCATCGACGACAACGAACTCGATCGCCGCCCCGACGTCGCCGCACTGCGCGACGAGTCGTCGGAAGCGCCGAGCGAAGTCGACGCGCGCAATTCGAACCTCACGTTCATCAAGCTCGATGGTAACGTCGGCTGCGTGGTAAACGGCGCGGGCCTCGCCATGGCGACGATGGACCTCGTGAAGCATTACGGCGGCGATCCGGCCAACTTCCTCGATATCGGCGGTTCGTCGAATCCGGAGAAGGTCGTGAACGCGCTGCGCATCATCACGTCCGATCCGAACGTGAAATGCATTCTGTTCAACATCTTCGGCGGCATTACGCGCACCGATGACGTGGCCAACGGCATCGTCACGGCGACCAAGGCGAATCCGCTCAAGGTGCCTATCGTGATCCGTCTTACCGGCACCAACGAGGAGATCGCCGTGAAGATTCTGCAGGACAACGGCTTCTCGGCATCGAACGACATGGACGCGGCCGTGCAGCGCGCCGTGGAACTCGCGACGAAGGGAGGTGCCGCGTGA